The Edaphobacter flagellatus sequence TAGGAACGCTTTGGGCCAATGGAACGACCATAAGCTGGGAGAAGCTTCATGCAGAGGAAAAACGCCTGCGTATTTCCCTCCCAACCTATCCGTTTGAACGGAGACGCTTCTGGTTTAGCGACTCCCAGGCAATCGTCGATGAAGGATTTACTACAACAACGGGAGAGAACCCGGTCGGGCCAGGTGAAAGCGTACCAGCCCTGATTTCGAAGGAGATCGTATTCATGAGTGAGACCACTCCCCAAGGCGTGAGTATTCCGCGGAAAGACTATCTGCGCGGTCTGATCGCCAATATCTTTGAGGAGCTTTCTGGCCTCACCATCGCCGACAGCGAACAAAATGCCTCATTTCTTGAGCTTGGATTCGACTCCCTATTTCTGACTCAGGTATCTCAGGGCCTGCAGAGCAAGTTTGGCATTAAGATCACGTTCCGCCAGCTTATGGGCGATCAATCGACATTGCTGGCGCTATCGGACTATATTGATCAACAACTTCCGCAGGGTGTGTTTGAAAGCCCCGTATCCGGAGAAGCTCAGGTGGGAAATGCAACGCCCGGCTCCGCAGGCGGAAACGCAGCTTCCGCTGCTGCACCCCAACCGGTCCAACCGGCAGCGCCTCAGTATGGCTCCGGTACAGCACCTGCCAACTCGCTTGAACAATTGATGCGCGACCAGTTGCAGGCAATGAATCAGCTCTTTGCCCAACAGATCTCTGTCCTGCAAGCCACAAGCAATGCACCGCAGGTGGCCACTGCCCCTACAGTTTCTGCTCCAGTCGCAGCACCAATCAGGACTACAGCAGCAACGGATACACCGAAAGATTCGGCTGGAGTTGAACTGAAAGGCTATACACCTTTCAAGCCTCTACAGAAAAACGTCTCTGGAGAGCTGACACGGCGGCAAATTGAGCACATCAAGAAACTGACTGAGTTTTATACCAGCCGTACAGCGACCTCGAAACATAAAACGCAGGAAAGTCGTAAGTATCTGGCCGACCCTCGTGTTGTTGCCGGATTCCGTGTCCAGTGGAAAGAGGTGATCTACCCGATCATCACCAAACGCTCAAAAGGCTCTCATCTCTGGGATCTGGATGGCAATGAGTACGTCGATATCCTGAACGGTTTTGGCCCCATCATGTTGGGACACCGTCCTGATTTCGTCGAAGAGGCCATCGCAAAACAGCTGCACGAAGGCTTTGAGATTGGACCGCAGACAATTCTTGCAGGTGAAGTCGCCAAAGCTCTGTGTGAGATGACAGGCAACGAGCGCGCCACCTTCTGCAATACAGGATCAGAAGCGGTGATGGCTGCAATGCGCTTGGCCCGCACTCTCTCAGGCAAGAACAAGGTGGTCTTCTTTGCCGGCGACTATCACGGCATGTTTGACGAGGTGCTGGTCAAAGGATTTAAGCGCGCGGGAGTTCCTCAGTCCGCTCCCATTGCGCCAGGAATTCCCCGTGAATCCGTCTCCAACATGATCGTGCTCGACTACGGCACAGATGAATCCCTGGAGTGGATCCGCATGCACATCCATGAGCTTGCTGCTGTACTCGTCGAGCCTGTGCAGAGCCGCCACCCCAACTTACAACCCGTCGCGTTTCTACGTGAGCTACGCAAGATTACAGAAGAAGCCGATGTATGCCTGATCTTCGATGAGGTTGTGACAGGATTCCGCTCACACCCCGGAGGATGCCAGGCACTCTTCAATATTCGCGCCGACCTTGCAACCTACGGCAAGGTGATCGCTGGCGGCATGCCGATGGGTATCCTTGCGGGCAAAGCGCGCTACATGGATGCTCTGGACGGGGGCATGTGGCAGTATGGCGACGACTCCTTCCCTGAGACTGGCGTAACATTCTTTGCCGGCACCTTTGTCCGTCATCCCTTGGCGATGGCTGCATGCGCCGCCGTGTTGAAATATCTCAAAGAGCAAGGTCCCGAACTGCAACAACGCCTGACGCAACGAACGAGCGATCTGGTAGCTCGCCTGAATGGTTTGCTTGCAGAAAACAAACTTCCCACCAAGATCGAGACCTTCGCCAGCTTCTTCTATTTCAGCCTGCCCAGCGATTTCCGCTTCGGCAGCATCTTCTACACGCATCTGCGCTCAAAGGGGATTTATTTGCTGGAAGGCTTCCCCTGCTTCCTAACCACTGCGCACAGTGATGAAGATCTGGAAAAGGTTTACCGCGCTTTCAAAGAAACGATCGCCGAAATGCAGGCGGGCGAACTTCTTCCTCTGCCCACAGGATCGACCTCTGAGCGAGTCGCAGCGGAAACGTTCGAAACAACCGGGAGCGCCACAAGCGCTCCGATCACGGAATCGCAGATGGAGATTCTGCTTTCCGCCGAACTGTCTTCTGAGGCAAATTGCAGCTTCAATGAATCCTTTACGCTGCGCCTGCGCGGCGACCTCAACCAGCAGGCGCTGGAAGATTCGTTAACGGACCTCTTGACGCGGCATCAAGCTCTTCGTGCGACATTCGATCAAAATGCCGGCAAACAGTACTTCACAGCTCCAGCCTCCGTACACCTGCCAGTCGTTGATCTTTCCAGCCTCACATCGGAACAGCAACAAGACCACCTGAGCATTCTTATCGAAGAAGATGCCAAGCAGGCCTTCGACCTAAAGCTTGGCCCCTTGGTGCGGATGCAACTGCTACGCTTCGGCGTGCAGGACCACGCTCTCCTCTTTAGCGCACATCATGTTGTCTGCGATGGATGGAGCATTAACGTTCTTCTTGACGAACTTTCGAAGATCTATAGTGCGCGTGTTACCGGGAGTGTCCCTGCTCTTGATCCAGTCATGTCGTTCAGTGAATATGCACTCTCGCAGGAGAAGCACTTCGCCGGAATCGAAGGCGCTGCGGTGGAGTCTTACTGGGTCAAAAAATTTGAGATTCTTCCTCCCCTACTCGATCTCCCGCTGGATCATCCACATCCAGCGATGAAGAGTTTTGAAGGAGCGACCTATAGCCGGAAGATCGACCTTCAAACATTGAAGGATATTAAGAAGGCGGGAGCGCAGCAGAAGTGCACTCTCTTCGTCACGTTGCTTAGTGCCTTCTCCGCATTGCTATCGCGCCTCTCCGGACAAGACGATATCGTCATTGGGATCCCAGCTGCTGGTCAGTCTCTTATCGAAGACAAGACGCTGGTTGGGCATTGCGTCAACTTCGTTCCCATGCGAACTCTTCCAGCAGAGGGCCTATCGACAGCGCAGTTCCTGGATCAAGTTCGCAAAACGGTCTTCGATGCCTACGACCACCAGAACTACACCTTCGGACGCCTCGTCCGTAAGCTTTCCATTCCGAGAAACGCCAGCAGGCTCCCTCTTCTTGAAGTGCAGTTCAACCTCGAGAAGATCGGGGGAGCTTTAAACTTCAGCAACCTGCAATCTGAGGTCACCCCAAATCCCAAGAGCTTCGTCAACTTTGACCTCTTCGTCAATGCTGTAGAGAGCTCCGACGGATTGACTCTTCATGTTGACTACAACACAAACCTCATCAACGGTGAAACCGTTGCCCGCTGGATGGACTGCTATGAGGTTCTGCTGAAGGGCCTTGCGCAAGACGCTACTCAGCCGCTTGCTCGCCTTCCACTCCTGACCTCGCAGGAACGAGATCTTGCTCTATTTGCCTTCAATCAGACGGAAGCTTCTTTCCCTCAAGATCTCTGCGTCCACCAGGTGTTTGAACACCAGGTAGCCAAAAGCCCAAATGCGCCGGCACTTTTATTTGAAGACCAACTGCTGAGCTACGCTCAGCTGAATGAACGAGCGAATCGCCTTGCTCGTTATCTACTGGCTCACGGAGTCAAAGCAGGGGATGTCGTCGGTGTCTATATGGAGCGCTCCGTCGCTATGATTGTCTCCCTGCTAGCGACATGGAAGGCCGGCGCTACCTATGTTCCTCTCGATCCAACCTTCCCTGCAGAGCGCCTCCGTATGGTCTTCGAGGACATCTCCAACCCAACCGTTCTCACACAGGCGGCTATTGCCTCTGATCTGCCCTCGGGTAATGCTCGCCCTCTGCGTGTCGACGAACTTTGGCCTGAGATCGAACTTGAGGACGGCAGCAATCTGGACATTTCTTATGATCCTAACCGGATTGCCTATGTGATCTATACCTCAGGATCAACTGGCAGGCCAAAGGGAGTAGAGGTCACTCAGTCGAATGTTGTCAATCTACTGAATTCGATAGCCAAAACACCGGGCTTGACCGCCAAAGACGTTCTGGTCGCTGTAACCACAATCTCCTTCGATATTGCGGCTCTTGAGATCTTTCTCCCGCTCACCACAGGAGCAGAGCTTGTTCTTGCCAGCCGCGCCGTTGCCAGCGATGGCAATCAATTGATGCGGTTGCTGCGAGACTCTCACGCAACCATCATGCAAGCTACGCCAATTACCTTCCGCCTGCTTCTTGCGGCTGGGTGGAAAGGCAATCCGCACATTACAGCCTGGTGCGGTGGCGAAGCAATGCCCCGCGATCTCGCCAATCAGCTTCTTGATTGCGGTATTTCGCTCTGGAACATGTATGGGCCGACAGAGACAACGATCTGGTCAGCCACGAATCGCATCATCAGCCGCACAGGGTCTGTTCCCGTTGGCCTTCCGATCGACAATACGCAGTTCTACGTGCTCGATCCTCTGCAGCAGCTTGTTCCGATGGGCGTCTCCGGCGAGTTGTACATCGGCGGAGTTGGCGTGGCGAAGGGCTACTATAAACGCCCCGACCTAACATCTGCGCGATTCATTGCAGACCCGTTCAGCACGCGGACCGGCGCACGACTCTACCGCACAGGCGACAACGTTCGCCGTCTCGACAATGGCGAACTGGAATTCCTCGGCAGAGCTGACGGGCAGATTAAGCTCCGCGGGTTCCGTATTGAGCTGGGAGAGATTGAGAGCGTCCTCTCTACGCATCCATCTCTCGATCAGGCCGTAGTGCTTTTGCGCGAAGACATTCCCGGAGATAAGCGCCTTGTGGCCTACATGACGTCGCACAATGGCGCTACACCTGATAGCGGCGATCTGCGCACGTATCTGCTTGGCAAGCTTCCTGACTACATGGTTCCGGCAGCATTTATCTCTCTGCCTTCGTTTCCTATGACGGCGAACGGCAAGATTGATCGTAAAGCGCTGCCGGCACCCAGTTGGACATCGCTCTCACAAAACACGAAGTATGTGGCTCCCCGTACCGCGCAAGAAGAGACATTCGCCAAAATATGGGCGGAAGTTCTGCATCTGGAACGAGTAGGTGTCGAGGACAATATCTTTGAGTTGGGAGGCGACTCGCTGCATGTCTTCCAGATTGCAGCGCGCGCAAATCAATCGGGGATCGAGGCTCGTCCGCGTCAGATTCTGCAATACAGGAATATCGCAGCAATTCTTGCCGATATTGAGAAGAACTTTTCGGCCCCGAAACAAGCGCCACTGGTCCCTGTATCGCGAGCAAAATATAGAATGACGCAACCACAACGCACGGAGCAGCCTGAGCCGGTCGATCCCGGAGGGCGCAGAGATTAATGAGTTCCGAAACCAGTGTCCGAGAACCAGCATACGATCCTGTTCCTCCAGGAGCTGATTATTTTGCATTCCCTTTGACTCCAGGGCAGAAGGCGATGCTGCCGAAAGATTTAGACAGCACATACGATCCGCGATTCAACGGCGCCTTTCGCATGAACCTCGATGGGCCGATTGATCTCACCCTGTTGGAACGCTCGCTTTTGCAGATTATGCAGCGGCACGAAGCATTGCGCACAAGCTTTCGTGTAGTCGACTCCGAGATTCAGCAAATCGTTCTTCCGGACCCGGTCTTTTCTTTGGAAGCTGTGGACCTGAGAGCACTCCCCCCAGATAAGCAGGATGCCGAGGTTGACGCAATCTGTTTGCATGAGGCACAGACGGGTTTCGATCTAACAAAGGCTCCTCCTCTCCGAGCCAAGCTTCTCCATCTGAATGATTCAAGGCATATGCTCGTCCTCACGATCCATCAGATTATCTGTGACGGGTGGTCGATTGGCGTTCTTATGGAAGAGATGTCGAAGGATTACACCGCACTCGCTCGCCAGGAAACAGCTCCCCTACCCCCTTTAAACTTCCAGTTTGGAGACTATGTAGTCTGGCAATTAGAGACGATTGCCCAACCTGAAGCGCAAACACAACTCAGCTGCTGGCGTGAAAGACTTGCCCGCTGTCCGCAGTTAGAGGTTGCATTCGACCACGATCCCGCCGAGCGCTCGATTCAAAGCGGCATCGTCTCGCAGCTTCTTCCCCGTAGCCTCACAGAAGAGCTACGCAGTCTGGCGCAGTCTCAAAACACAACCTTTTTTGTTGTTACCATGTCTGCCTGCATGGCTCTTCTGTATCGCTATACAGGAAAAACGGACCTCGCGCTAAGAACACCTCTGGCTGGACGCACACGGGTTGAGTTTGAACCTCTCATCGGCCAGTTCGTCAATCAAGTTATCCTTCGTTCCGAGTTCTCAGATATGTTTACGTTTGCCGATCTCGTAGCACAGGTACGTGAACGTGTCTGGGAGAGCCTCGCCAACCAGGACATTCCCTACGAAACCGTTATCCACGCGATGGAAGGCGAAGCAGTCAACCCCAACGACCTATATCGGGTTAACTTCGTCTGTCAGCGCGAATACGGTCGTGGCGGCCCATTTCTGTTCGAGCTAAATGGCACACGCCTGACGACGCTGCCTTCAAAGTCTCAGGGTGCACTGTACGATCTCAATTTTTTCCTCGTTGAGCGCGAAGCGGGTTGGCGTCTCTCCCTTGAGTATCGAACTGGCCTTTATACACAGGAAACAGCAGACAGCCTTCTCCAGCACTTTCAGGAGTTGATGAAAGAGGTCATCCGCAATCCGCTACAGCGTCTCTCTGCAATCGCCTTAACTCCAACCCAAGCATTAGAGAAACGCATCCAAAACCTCCCCTCCCCCGCTACTGATATGGAGGAGACTACGAAAAACCCTCAGGAAGAGATACAAGCCATTCCGGCAAGCTTTGCTCAGGAACGCTTTTGGACATTATCTGAAGTAGATCCAGCCAATCCAGCCTTCCATATGCCCGTAAGGTTGCGACTTACTGGAAAGCTCTCCGTCCCGTTACTAGAAAGAAGTTTCCGCGTGCTGATCGACCGGCACGAGATTCTGAGAACCACATTTTCGGAGATCGACGGCACTCTGATGCAGGTCATCCATAGCGCATCTCCGTTTTCGCTTCAGCAGATCTCAGTGGATGCCATACCTGAACATAATAGAGAGGTTACCGCCGCTTCCAGCATTCAAGAATTACTGGAAGAACCCTTCAACCTCTCGACGCTGCCGCTCTTCCGCGCAGCCTTATATCGCCTTGCCCCCGAAGAACACATTCTCGTACTCAGTATTCACCACTCCATCGCCGATGCCTGGTCGATCCAGGTGTTTCAGCGGGAACTCTGGACAGCATACGAAGGCTTTCGCCAAAACAACGAATTTTCTTTCGAGCCGCTCACCCTCCAATATGGAGATTTTTCTATCTGGCAAAGAGAAGGTGTTGAATCTGAGGCAACCCAGGAACATCTCTCTTTCTGGCTAAAATCTCTTTCGGGCGAGCTTCCCGTTCTCAACTTCCCAACTGACTACGCTCCTGCGCAGCAGGATGCTCCCAAGAGCTCTCTTGAAACGCTTCTTCTTTCCGATGAGCTCTCCAAAGCACTCAAGCAATTCGCTCAGGCGAACGACACGACACTCTATGTCGTCACACTGGCAAGCTTCGCGTTGATGCTGTCACAGGGGGCGAATGCGCACGATCTCATCATTGGCTCTCCGGTCGTCAATCGCAGGGTTGAAACGGAACCCCTGATGGGTCCATTCGCCGGCCCAGTCGCGCTTCGTCTTGGCCTGAACGGCGATCCTACCCTTCGTGAATTTGTTCTTGCCGCGCGAAACACAACGGTTGAAGCTCTGGGGCATACCGAGCTGCCGTTTGAGCTGTTGCTCGATAAATTGCAGGTTAGGCCAGTAGCAGGCAGAAGTCCGCTCTTCCAGTTCTACTTCTTCTGCCAGACTGCGTTTTTGCAGGCTCGCGAACTACAGGACCTCACCATCGCCCCTATGCCGACGACCAGCATCGGCACCCCTTTTGAGATACAACTCGCCATCATCGAGAGAAAGGAAGGCGTACGCGCCGAACTGGAATACAACGCCAACCTCTTTCATTCCGCCACGATGAAAGAATGGCTGCAGTATTACCAGAGCATCCTCACCGCTCTCACAGGCAATCCCGATAGCAGAGTAAGTGAGCTTCCAGTTCCGCCACACAGGGCTAAAGATACTGTTGCCGCTTCCAGTCATATTGCGGAACAGTCCTCGCTGCAAAAGGGCCCAGAAGCATCTCTCGTTGAAACATCCTCCTTTGCCAACGAACCTTTGACTTCTGAGCTGAAGCAAATGTGGCAAGCGGCTCTTGGCAACGACAAGATCGGACTGCACGATAATTTTTTTGCCCTGGGTGGCCGCTCTCTGGTGGCGGCTCGCCTTATCGCCAAGATCAATAAGCAGTACTCCCTGAAACTCGGGCTGGCGACATTTTTCAACTGCCCAACCATTGCAGAGCTTGCCGCACTGATCCACGGACAATTAACTCCGCAGGAACCATCGTCGATTGTTGCCGTCCAACCTGAAGGCACCAGTGCACCTCTGTTCATGGTTCACGGTGTCGGCGGCAACGTGTTGAACTTTTATGACCTCGCGAAGAGCCTTGGCTTTAATCAACCGGTATATGGCGTCGAGGCTCAGGCGCTCCAATCGTCGGCACCTCCACTTACCTCTCTCGAGGAATTAGCTGCCTACTATGTGAAAGAGGTTCGGAAGATTCAACCGGAAGGCCCCTATCACTTTCTTGGTTATTCCTACGGTGGATTCGTAGCCTTCGAGATGGCGCGCCAGCTACAGATGGCAAATCAGAAAGTGGAGCTCGTAGGAATGCTCGATACCCCTGTCTGGCGACATCCTGTTCACGAAGAACACCACACATTTCGTAAGGCAGTTCGTCAGATCATGGCGGTTTGGACACCGTTCTTCCATCGTTTGCGTCCCTGTACTCCGATGGAGATCTTCGACGGCATCAAAAGTACGATACTTAGGACTTTTTACACCTTCGCCACCGCGAATGGCATGGTCATTCCTCCTCGCCTTAGAAGCGTTTATCACATCAATTCATTCGCTGCAGTGAACTATGTGCCAAAAAGCTACGACGGCATTGTCACGATGTTCCGTGCATCACGGGAGAAAGGCCCCAGGGATCTGGGCTGGGGAAAATACTCTACTCAGCCGGTACGTGTGTTTGAGATCCCTGGAGCTCACCTGCAGGTTTTATCGAACGAGAATCTGCCTCGTGTCGTCAAAAGCCTTCGTCAATGCTTATCTTAAGCATCACGCGGAAAGACACAGCGATTACTTAGCGGGCCACTGCTCAAAGTGAACCTCTTTGAAAGGAGAGGTATTGCCGGAATCGAGCAACGATGAACCTTTGCCATAAAGCGTTTTATTAAAGAAAGCAAGGGCGTAATCCCTGACAATCATCTCCATCCTCGCCGGCTTTATCGGTCCGGTATGCGTGATACGTCGAAAAGGCGAGACCAAGGGCTGATCGGTAAAGTCTCCATGCAGAGCGCCGTCAATGACAAGCCGATAGCCGCCAAAGCGCTCAAGACTGCTCAAGACATTCTTTTCGTCGCGTATGTCGAGCTCAGCATTCACATGCTCTGCAGGAACCGGCGAGTTTACAAGCAGATGTTGCGGATCAACGCTATCCTCATACATCCACATCAATGACTTGCCTTCTGACCGGTCACGCACTCCATCAAACGTCCACCCATCCATATTGATGGCCGACCGGACGCGAGGATCAACACTGCAGATTCGCTCCGCTGCCGATCCACCGAAGGAGTGGCCGAGAGCTCCGACCATCTCTGTATTCAAATGGCCATGCCAGGGACTCTGCGGATCGAGATTGGCAGCCTGAAAAGTGTTTAGGACAAATATCTGGTCAGCCGTCCATTTCTGCAGTTCCATATTCCATAACGCTTCGGTTTTGTCAGCGGAAACTATTCCAAGATCCAGAATCGGCGATCCCAGGATTCCGTTAATCACGCGGCCGTCGGGGAGCGCGACGCGGTTTGAGTTGTACGGATGGTCGGTAGCGATAACGACATATCCATGGCTGGCCAAATCTTCTGCGATAAACGTGTCACTGATGCGTGTCGCACCCCACCCGTGACCAAACAGGATCACTGGAAATGGACCGCCCTTCGCAGAGACAACCGCGTCTTCGCGGGAGTTCGTCCATAAAACGCTTTGATAGGAATTCTTTAATCTGCTTTCGCGCCAGCGACGGTAAGGAGCCAGGTGATTACTGGAGCTCTCCGCTGGATACCATACTTGAACAATCAGCTCCCGATCGCGCGTACGGTCAGAACCTGCATCTTCTTTACGGCTGTCGTCTCTCAGATAGACGATTCGTGTGCCTACTGGATAAGCTCCCGTTGGCTTAGGGAGGGAAAACATCGGTACGGCAAAAGAGAGCGCCGCACCTGCCAGGCACAGCGTGAGGACAAGCAGGGAGACGGTGATTGTCCTGCGAATCGCCAGACCTACTGCCAGAACCACAACCGCGATATAGACGGGCAGCATCTGCCAGTGACCGCCTTCCCGCCCAAGATGAATTATTGCAAGCAGCAGGCAAAGAAAGACGAAGAACGATTTCACCAGCCTTGAGAGGCTCGTCAATTCGACCAATGCAGCGATAACCAGGAAAATGGTCAATGCAACTTCAAATGGCCGCATGACGCCTCAAGTATCTTTCGTCTCAGTTGGATTCGGAGCGGATTTTACTCCATTGATTCTGCATTTGTATCAGGATTTTATCGATTCACTCGTAGAAATCCTGGCCATCATTGGAAAAGCCTGAGTACGCCGTATATAGTCGAACATACTAAGGAACTACCTGTTTTCGATTTATGAACGCCGGGAAGAATCGAGCATCTTCGCGGCTCTGCCTGGGTTGATGGTATGTGCATGAACATTCTTGTCGCCGAAAACGATATGACGACACAGTCATTGCTGCTGGGTTGGCTGCAAGAGTGGAATCACCATGTAACCACCGCGAGAGATGGATTCCAAGCGCAAGCTTTACTGCAGCAAGGCGAGTTCGACCTCCTGCTCAGCAACTGGACCCTCTCTGGCATGGATAGTTTGACGCTATGCCGCCATATCCGTGAAAACCCGGCTCCCACGTACTGTTACATCATTCTCTACACGCTGAACGACGACGAGATGGACTTTGTCGCAGGCATGGATGCCGGAGCCGACGACTTTATCAGCATTCCGCTCGAAGCTGACAAACTGCGCGTGAGAATCAGGGCAGCGGAACGCATTCTGACACTGCGGCAGGAACTGTCGGAACAGAATGCCAGTCTCAATCGGCTGAATGAAAAGCTTGGCGCCGCTTATAAAACAATCCAGTCGGATCTGCAGGCCGCATCTGCGCTTCAGGCTGGCCTGATGCCCAAAATCTCCGAGGTCCACCCGTCTTTCTGCCTCGATTGGCTTGTATTGCCCAGCAGCTTCCTGGCAGGCGATAACCTGAACTATTTCATGATGCAGGATCGCTACCTGATCTTCTATCACCTTGATGTGGCGGGCCATGGAATCCCGTCTGCCCTGCTCTCGGTGACGCTCAATCATCTGCTCTCTCCACAACCCGGCAGTCCGATGGTCCGATTTGACCCCCATCTTGAACTCAAGAGGATTGTGCCTCCGGTCGACGTTGTGAGTGAGCTGAACCGGAGATTCCAGCCCCAGGGCGATGGCTACTTCACCATGATCTATGGGGTTCTGGACACGCGAACTCGCGAGGTGCGCTTCTGCCAGGCGGGTCATCCAATCCCCTTGAAGATCAATCACGAAGGTGAGATCACACCCATCGGCGATGGTGGTTTTCCCGTCGGACTGTGGCCGGACATGACATATGAGGAAACTGTGACGGACCTCCATCCCGGCGACCGGCTTTTGCTGTACTCTGACGGTGTTCTGGAATGTGTGAATTCCGAAGGAGTTCCATATTCCATCGATAAGCTGAAAGAAATCCTTCTCCAGACAACTGGACTCCCTCCCAAGGCAGCACTGAAATCCATACAGCAGGACCTCGAACAATGGAGTCAGGGCAAGAATTTTCCTGATGATATTTCTATGTTACTTATCGAGAGCAGGTAATGTACTTAAGTAACCGGGGCGTTTCATGATCGTGTTCTCGTTATGCGAGGAGTCAGCTTTGCAGGACCAGGTGAATTACTCCATCACGTTCAGTATTGAAAGTCAGCTGAACCAGATCAGCCTGATTCGTGCTGCCCTTTCGGGGGTGCTGAACCATCTGGGTGTCATTGAGTCGGATATCTTCTCGCTTGAGCTGGTAGTTACAGAGATCATTAACAATACGCTGGAGCACGGTTATGCGGGTGCGACGGACAAACCGATCGAAGTGAATGTGCGCGTTCAAGGAACTGAAGTGCAGATTGATCTCAGCGACTGCGCTCCGCCTTTTCCTGAAGAGCAACTGCATCGCCTGACGGGCGATCCGAAACCACTTGAAGATGCGGATGAAGCGTGGCCGATGCGCGGACATGGGCTTCAGATCGTCAGGCAGATTGTGGATTCAATCGCTGTTCGATCGGATCAGCAGCGGAACCACATGACGATCCGGAAGCACGTGGGGCTCCAGGCGAGCTAGTACCCACTCCGTACAAAATTGCGCAAAGTATTCCATCCAGATGGTTTACAGGCGCACCCCCTTAAGCTTCAGGGCAGTAAAAATCCGGCTCTTGCGCCGGATTTTGGCTTCTCTTCTACTTGTTATTTTATCAACGCTGTCAAGCGTTTCTCCTCTCGAAGAGCCTGCTTAGAGCAGGCCGGGGCCTCCCGGAAAAATCACGCGGCCGAAGTACTGGAAAAACAATTTGAGGTTGTAAAGGAAGCTTCGCCGAACGGTGTAATAGGCATCGGCGAGGTAGCGCTGGGTTTCGTCCCTGGGATCACTCAAAGACAGCGCAGCCTCTGTAATGAGGCCCGAGGAGCCCTCCAGATAGAGAGCACGCCAATCGCTGGGAAGTTTTTCGATCTCCTCCACTGTCCTGGGCGGAAGTCCGACAAAGCTGATCTTTCCCTGAGCAACAGCGAAGAGCCCGGGGAGAAACTGGCGCAGAAACGTACGCCATCCTGCCACGCGACGGACCACCCATGCGTCGGCCCCCAGGCACAGAAGAGGATACGTACGCGAGGCAACCTCATTTTCACGCGCGGGGAGCTGAACCATGCGAACGGGGGTATATGTAAGTCTCCGCAAGAGGGCGTAGACGACGAGAGAGAGCAGCGAGACCGGCAAGAAGAGGATGATCAACAAGATGGCGAGAATAGGCTCGAGAATCCTCGCAAGCATGTTGGATCGGCGTACCTGTTTGAGTCCGCCGAGAAGGAAGCTTTCGACGACTTCGACGCTGGTCCCCAGACGAACGTTGATCAGCAGGTTATGGTCGACGAGGGCCTTGTTCAGCTCAAGCCCCTGGCCGATGTAGCTCCCTGCGGTAATCAAGGAATGCTCAATGGAGGTGTCGCTGTCGACGATGCACTCGCCTTCGATGACGACATTT is a genomic window containing:
- a CDS encoding ATP-binding protein, giving the protein MIVFSLCEESALQDQVNYSITFSIESQLNQISLIRAALSGVLNHLGVIESDIFSLELVVTEIINNTLEHGYAGATDKPIEVNVRVQGTEVQIDLSDCAPPFPEEQLHRLTGDPKPLEDADEAWPMRGHGLQIVRQIVDSIAVRSDQQRNHMTIRKHVGLQAS